From Pedobacter cryoconitis, one genomic window encodes:
- a CDS encoding glycoside hydrolase family 108 protein: protein MSDFRIAEQLTGINEGGYVNDPNDKGGETYAGISRNNWSGWRGWLIIDGLKDTAGISAALINRKAKANAQLTELIWSFYKQNFWDINQLSLIRDQQLANTVYDFGVNSGTVRAAKYLQDSVNLVSALNLATDGIIGPVTIQAVNTSDPAKLTLIYNSKRQAFYSSIAKGTQARFLKSWLSRIKPYKT from the coding sequence ATGAGTGATTTTAGAATAGCAGAGCAGTTAACAGGAATAAATGAAGGTGGATATGTGAATGATCCGAATGATAAAGGAGGAGAAACTTATGCCGGTATTTCCAGAAATAACTGGTCGGGATGGAGAGGCTGGCTGATTATTGACGGGCTAAAAGATACAGCAGGTATTTCTGCTGCGCTGATTAACCGGAAAGCAAAAGCCAATGCGCAGTTAACTGAACTGATCTGGTCTTTTTACAAACAGAATTTCTGGGACATCAATCAGTTGAGCCTGATCCGTGATCAGCAGCTGGCCAATACAGTTTATGATTTCGGGGTGAATTCAGGAACGGTAAGAGCAGCTAAATATTTACAGGATTCGGTTAACCTGGTTTCTGCGCTGAATCTGGCCACAGATGGTATTATAGGACCTGTAACTATCCAGGCAGTGAATACAAGCGACCCAGCTAAACTTACTTTAATATATAACAGTAAAAGACAGGCTTTTTACAGTTCGATCGCAAAAGGGACACAGGCCAGGTTCCTGAAAAGTTGGTTAAGCAGGATTAAACCTTATAAAACTTAA